In Mycobacterium sp. Aquia_216, a genomic segment contains:
- a CDS encoding glycosyltransferase, producing MRVAVVAGPDPGHSFPAIALCQRFRDAGDEPTLFTGEEWIRAARDAGIEAVGLDGLVATDDDLDAGARIHRRAARMAVLNVPVLRDLEPDLVVSDVITAGGGMAAELLGIPWIELNPHPLYLPSKGLPPIGSGLAPGTGIRGRLRDTTMRALTARSVRAGLRQREISRVEIGLPARDPGPLRRLIATLPALEVPRPDWPAEAVVVGPLHFEPTDHILEVPDGAGPVVVVAPSTALIGTEGLAEVALGCLTPGETLPAGSRLLISRLGGPDLPVPPWAAVGLGRQDELLAHADLAICGGGHGMVAKTLLAGVPLVVVPGGGDQWEIANRVMRQGSARLIRPLTPDALVRAVGEVLSTPRYREAARTAAAGLHRVADPVRVCHQALALAG from the coding sequence GTGCGAGTCGCCGTGGTCGCCGGGCCGGATCCCGGGCACTCGTTTCCCGCGATTGCGCTGTGTCAGCGTTTCCGGGACGCGGGCGACGAGCCCACCCTGTTCACCGGCGAGGAATGGATCCGGGCCGCCCGTGATGCCGGCATCGAGGCGGTCGGACTCGACGGGTTGGTGGCCACCGACGACGACCTCGACGCCGGGGCCCGAATTCACCGGCGCGCCGCCCGGATGGCCGTGCTCAATGTGCCGGTGCTGCGGGACCTGGAACCCGACCTGGTGGTGTCCGACGTCATCACGGCCGGCGGTGGCATGGCCGCCGAGCTGCTGGGGATCCCGTGGATAGAACTCAACCCGCATCCGCTCTATCTGCCGTCGAAAGGGTTGCCGCCGATAGGCAGTGGTCTGGCGCCGGGTACCGGCATCCGCGGGCGGCTGCGCGATACGACGATGCGGGCGCTGACGGCGCGATCCGTGCGTGCCGGCCTACGACAGCGCGAGATATCCCGGGTTGAGATCGGTCTGCCGGCGCGCGATCCCGGCCCGCTGCGGCGGCTGATCGCCACACTGCCCGCACTGGAAGTGCCCCGCCCGGACTGGCCGGCCGAGGCCGTCGTGGTGGGGCCGCTGCACTTCGAGCCGACCGATCACATCCTCGAGGTTCCAGACGGCGCGGGGCCGGTGGTGGTCGTCGCGCCGTCGACCGCCCTGATCGGGACCGAAGGTCTGGCCGAGGTTGCCCTGGGGTGCCTGACGCCGGGGGAGACATTGCCGGCGGGGTCGCGCCTGCTGATATCGCGGTTGGGTGGACCGGATCTTCCGGTGCCGCCGTGGGCGGCCGTCGGCCTGGGACGTCAGGACGAGCTGTTGGCGCACGCCGACCTGGCGATCTGCGGCGGGGGCCACGGAATGGTGGCCAAGACGCTGCTGGCCGGGGTGCCGCTGGTGGTGGTTCCCGGCGGCGGCGACCAGTGGGAGATCGCCAACCGGGTGATGCGCCAGGGCAGCGCGCGACTGATTCGTCCGTTGACCCCCGATGCGTTGGTCCGGGCGGTGGGTGAGGTGTTGTCGACACCTCGCTACCGCGAGGCCGCGCGCACGGCCGCGGCCGGCCTCCACCGCGTCGCCGACCCGGTGCGGGTATGCCATCAAGCGCTGGCGCTCGCCGGGTGA
- a CDS encoding limonene-1,2-epoxide hydrolase family protein has translation MTELTGTAVANTRTVETFLHALQDEDFATAEATLDDDLVYENVGLPTIRGRHRAIKLFRGMEGRASFEVKIHRIAADGAAVLTERSDALIFGPLRLQFWVCGVFEVRDGRITLWRDYFDFFDMTKALLRGVAALAIPSLKASF, from the coding sequence ATGACCGAGCTGACTGGGACAGCCGTCGCGAACACGCGCACGGTCGAGACATTTCTCCACGCACTGCAGGACGAGGACTTCGCGACCGCCGAGGCCACGCTGGACGACGACCTCGTCTACGAGAACGTCGGCCTGCCGACGATCCGCGGCCGCCACCGGGCGATCAAGTTGTTCCGCGGGATGGAGGGTCGCGCCTCGTTCGAGGTGAAGATTCACCGGATTGCCGCCGACGGCGCCGCGGTGCTCACCGAGCGCAGTGATGCGCTGATCTTCGGCCCGCTGCGGCTGCAGTTCTGGGTCTGCGGGGTGTTCGAGGTCCGCGACGGGCGAATCACGCTGTGGCGGGACTACTTTGACTTCTTCGACATGACCAAGGCGTTGCTGCGCGGTGTGGCCGCGTTGGCGATCCCGTCGCTCAAAGCGTCGTTCTAA
- the pspM gene encoding phage shock envelope stress response protein PspM encodes MAVRATQRGAFRALLQQGLDIAADLSGFVAQKISAAADPRARLLRRRRRALRWAWIFTAGSVLWGLVTAVLAWWGWFVLLLQITGAIAVLEVIPATLLFFRYHWLKSEPLPASRPVNARRLPPPGSAARPAMYALGASERGFFSLLGVIERGAMLPAVEIGDLTAAANKTSAAMAATAAEVVSMERAAHNSDSSRAYLVPTINAFTAQLSAGVRQYNEMVTAAAQLVSSANGDADVGLAAAHQRYRAELVEATDRLTGWAQAFDELGGLPRRQ; translated from the coding sequence ATGGCGGTAAGGGCAACGCAGCGCGGGGCCTTTCGGGCACTGCTGCAGCAGGGCCTGGACATCGCCGCCGATCTATCCGGCTTCGTCGCCCAGAAGATCAGCGCGGCCGCCGACCCGCGGGCGCGGCTGCTGCGCCGCCGCCGCCGCGCCCTGCGGTGGGCTTGGATCTTCACCGCGGGCAGCGTGTTGTGGGGTTTGGTGACCGCGGTGCTGGCGTGGTGGGGCTGGTTCGTGTTGCTCCTGCAGATCACCGGCGCGATCGCGGTCCTCGAGGTAATTCCCGCGACGTTGTTGTTCTTCCGCTACCACTGGCTGAAGTCGGAGCCGCTGCCGGCGAGCCGGCCCGTCAACGCCCGTCGCCTGCCGCCCCCGGGTTCCGCGGCCCGACCCGCGATGTACGCGCTGGGCGCCTCCGAGCGCGGGTTCTTCTCGTTGCTGGGCGTGATCGAGCGCGGTGCGATGCTGCCGGCGGTCGAGATCGGCGACCTGACCGCGGCGGCGAACAAGACCTCCGCGGCGATGGCGGCCACCGCCGCGGAGGTGGTGTCGATGGAGCGCGCGGCGCACAACTCGGACTCGTCGCGGGCATATCTGGTGCCGACCATCAACGCGTTCACCGCGCAGTTGAGCGCCGGCGTCCGGCAATACAACGAAATGGTCACCGCCGCAGCGCAATTGGTTTCTTCGGCGAACGGCGATGCCGATGTCGGGCTCGCCGCGGCACACCAGCGTTACCGGGCCGAACTGGTCGAGGCTACCGATCGCCTGACCGGTTGGGCTCAGGCGTTCGACGAACTCGGCGGGTTACCGCGCCGTCAGTGA
- the clgR gene encoding transcriptional regulator ClgR — protein sequence MSPLVREVIGEVLRLARTSQGRTLREVSDAARVSLGYLSEVERGRKEASSELLNAICDALDVPLSTVLTDAGERMADEERAARSMPNGAASATTIDASTKVVIPPVASLVVA from the coding sequence ATGTCGCCATTGGTGCGCGAGGTCATTGGCGAGGTGCTGCGCCTGGCCCGAACGTCACAGGGCCGGACGCTACGCGAGGTGTCGGACGCCGCGCGGGTGAGCCTCGGGTATCTCTCGGAGGTGGAGCGCGGCCGCAAAGAGGCCTCCAGTGAGCTGCTGAACGCGATCTGCGACGCGTTGGACGTCCCACTGTCGACGGTGCTCACCGACGCGGGTGAGCGGATGGCCGACGAAGAACGCGCGGCCCGCAGCATGCCCAATGGCGCGGCGAGCGCCACCACCATCGACGCGAGCACCAAGGTCGTCATCCCGCCGGTAGCCTCGCTCGTGGTGGCCTGA
- a CDS encoding DUF5313 domain-containing protein yields the protein MDGTGKRTKPNALAYIRYCCGGRLPDSMRDWVRNDLAGKGAARRMMTRVAVPAVLILIPFWFIPTTLVVHLSMTLPILIPFVYFSHALNKVWRRHMLQVHGLDPDLVDELARKRDAHIHQAYIERYGPRPEAGPPQSPDH from the coding sequence GTGGACGGCACCGGAAAGCGCACGAAGCCGAACGCTCTTGCCTACATCCGTTATTGCTGCGGCGGCCGGCTGCCCGACTCGATGCGGGACTGGGTGCGCAACGACCTGGCCGGTAAGGGCGCCGCGCGCCGGATGATGACCCGCGTCGCGGTGCCGGCGGTCCTGATTCTCATCCCGTTCTGGTTCATCCCGACGACGCTGGTCGTCCACCTCAGCATGACGCTGCCGATCCTGATTCCGTTCGTGTACTTCTCGCACGCGCTGAACAAGGTGTGGCGCCGCCACATGCTGCAGGTGCACGGTCTGGACCCGGATCTCGTCGACGAACTCGCCCGCAAGCGTGACGCCCACATCCACCAGGCCTACATCGAGCGCTACGGGCCGCGGCCGGAAGCCGGGCCTCCGCAGTCACCCGATCACTGA
- a CDS encoding DUF3046 domain-containing protein, whose amino-acid sequence MRLTEFNERVVLRFGAAYGASVLVDHVLPGFGGRTAAQAIEDGVEPRDVWRALCVDFDVPRDQW is encoded by the coding sequence GTGCGGCTGACGGAGTTCAACGAGCGGGTGGTGCTGCGGTTCGGCGCCGCGTACGGCGCATCGGTACTGGTAGACCACGTGCTGCCCGGTTTCGGCGGGCGGACCGCCGCCCAGGCGATCGAGGACGGCGTCGAGCCCCGCGACGTCTGGCGGGCATTGTGCGTCGACTTCGACGTGCCCCGCGACCAGTGGTGA
- the pgsA gene encoding CDP-diacylglycerol--glycerol-3-phosphate 3-phosphatidyltransferase codes for MSGQPQTGPVAGRVSIANLANVLTLLRLVLVPIFLLALFAGGGHETVARIVAFVVFAVACITDRLDGLLARNYGMATEFGAFVDPIADKMLIGSALVGLSMLGDLPWWVTALILAREVGVTLLRLAVIRRGVIPASWGGKLKTFVQAVAIGLFVLPVSGPFLVAASVVMAAAIVLTVVTGIDYVASTVREVRRTGT; via the coding sequence GTGTCGGGGCAGCCGCAGACAGGACCCGTGGCCGGACGCGTCAGCATCGCCAACCTGGCCAATGTCCTGACGCTATTGCGCCTGGTGCTGGTTCCGATCTTCCTGCTCGCATTGTTCGCCGGGGGTGGCCACGAAACCGTGGCGCGGATCGTGGCCTTCGTGGTGTTCGCGGTGGCCTGCATCACCGACCGGCTGGACGGCCTGCTGGCCCGTAACTACGGCATGGCGACCGAATTCGGTGCGTTCGTCGACCCGATCGCCGACAAGATGCTGATCGGGTCGGCGCTGGTCGGGCTGTCGATGCTCGGCGATCTGCCCTGGTGGGTCACCGCCCTGATCCTGGCCCGCGAGGTCGGGGTGACGCTGTTGCGGCTGGCGGTGATTCGCCGCGGCGTCATTCCGGCCAGCTGGGGCGGCAAACTCAAGACCTTCGTCCAGGCGGTGGCCATCGGGCTGTTCGTGTTGCCGGTGTCGGGACCGTTCCTGGTGGCGGCATCGGTGGTGATGGCCGCCGCGATCGTGCTGACCGTGGTCACCGGAATCGATTACGTAGCCTCGACCGTCAGGGAAGTGCGGCGGACGGGAACCTAG
- the pspA gene encoding phage shock protein PspA, with protein MANPFVKAWKYVMALFNSKIDEHADPKIQIQQAIEEAQRTHQALTQQAAQVIGNQRQLEMRLNRQLADIEKLQVNVRQALTLADQATAAGDAAKAAEYTNAAEAFAAQLVTGEQSVEDLKTLHDQALGAAAQAKKAVERNAMVLQQKIAERTKLLSQLEQAKMQEQVSASLRSMSEIAAPGNTPSLDEVRDKIERRYANAIGSAELAQNSVQGRMLEVQQASVEMAGHSRLEQIRASMRGEALPTGGTPAAPGATPATPVPAENPGAQVAEKPFGQ; from the coding sequence ATGGCCAATCCGTTCGTCAAAGCGTGGAAATACGTCATGGCGCTGTTCAACTCGAAAATTGACGAGCATGCCGACCCCAAGATCCAGATCCAGCAGGCCATCGAGGAAGCCCAGCGCACCCACCAGGCGTTGACGCAGCAGGCGGCGCAGGTGATCGGTAACCAGCGCCAGCTGGAGATGCGTCTCAACCGGCAGCTGGCCGACATCGAGAAGCTCCAAGTCAACGTGCGTCAGGCGCTGACGCTCGCTGACCAGGCCACCGCCGCCGGAGATGCCGCCAAGGCCGCCGAGTACACCAACGCCGCCGAGGCGTTCGCGGCCCAGCTGGTGACCGGGGAGCAGAGCGTCGAAGACCTCAAGACGCTGCACGACCAAGCGCTGGGCGCGGCGGCGCAGGCCAAGAAGGCCGTCGAACGCAACGCCATGGTGCTGCAGCAGAAGATCGCCGAGCGCACCAAGCTGCTCAGCCAGCTCGAGCAGGCCAAGATGCAGGAACAGGTCAGCGCGTCGCTGCGGTCGATGAGCGAGATCGCCGCCCCGGGCAACACCCCGAGCCTCGACGAGGTGCGCGACAAGATCGAACGGCGCTACGCCAACGCGATCGGCTCCGCCGAACTCGCGCAGAACTCCGTGCAGGGCCGGATGCTCGAGGTCCAGCAGGCCAGCGTGGAGATGGCGGGTCATTCCCGGCTCGAGCAAATTCGCGCGTCGATGCGAGGCGAAGCCCTGCCGACAGGCGGGACACCTGCGGCTCCCGGCGCCACGCCGGCTACGCCCGTGCCCGCCGAGAACCCCGGCGCACAGGTGGCCGAGAAACCCTTCGGTCAGTAG
- a CDS encoding (2Fe-2S)-binding protein, with translation MDISGELAEISTYKGFFALTVGGTGTGWHPVRQDYADGFTDLIGATVRRYRSTDLRIGASLVHLGHATRLWSPVLACALAHGIVPVLNDLERADDGAQLRLPEPLGQAVEDISAGLLYRVVVQHHMQPFAAGLQVKLAPALLAGNIASALVGASRALLAVRPDLRARIVEITDSLLDTGVLSGSGVITGSHLGFRRDSCCLFYRLPGRAVCGDCVFREAPRSTRR, from the coding sequence ATGGACATCTCCGGCGAGCTTGCCGAAATATCAACCTACAAAGGGTTTTTCGCGCTGACCGTGGGCGGGACCGGGACCGGATGGCACCCGGTTCGCCAGGACTACGCCGACGGCTTTACCGATTTGATCGGCGCCACCGTGCGGCGCTACCGCTCGACGGACTTACGGATCGGCGCCTCGCTGGTTCACCTCGGCCATGCCACCCGGCTGTGGTCACCCGTGCTGGCCTGCGCATTGGCCCACGGCATCGTTCCGGTCCTCAACGATCTCGAACGTGCCGACGACGGAGCGCAGCTGCGCCTGCCTGAGCCCCTTGGACAGGCGGTCGAGGACATCTCGGCGGGGTTGTTGTATCGCGTTGTGGTGCAACACCACATGCAGCCGTTCGCGGCCGGCCTGCAGGTCAAGCTGGCGCCCGCGCTGCTGGCGGGCAACATCGCGTCCGCACTCGTCGGCGCATCGCGCGCACTGCTGGCGGTCCGGCCCGACTTACGCGCGCGGATCGTCGAGATCACCGACTCGCTGCTGGACACCGGCGTGCTGTCGGGCTCCGGCGTGATCACCGGCTCACATCTGGGCTTCCGGCGCGACAGCTGCTGCCTGTTCTATCGGCTGCCCGGGCGAGCCGTGTGCGGCGACTGCGTGTTCCGCGAGGCACCGCGGTCCACTCGGAGATGA